A genomic stretch from Mycobacterium malmoense includes:
- a CDS encoding glycosyltransferase family 4 protein codes for MQYGSEVSSGPASDLASLAGGFLALTDRGAGVPLRELALVGLTAAIITYFATGPVRVLATRLGAVAYPRERDVHVTPTPRMGGLAMFLGVVSAVFLASQLPALTRGFVYSTGMPAVLVAGAVIMGIGLIDDRWGLDALTKFAGQITAASVLVTMGVAWSVLYIPIGGVGTIVLDQASSILLTLALTVSVVNAMNFVDGLDGLAAGLGLITALAICMFSVGLLRDHGGDVLFYPPAVISVVLAGACLGFLPHNFHRARIFMGDSGSMLIGLMLAAASTTAAGPVSQNAYGARDVFALLSPFLLVAAVIFVPMLDLLLAIVRRTRAGRSAFSPDKMHLHHRLLQIGHSHRRVVLLIYLWVGIVAFGAASTIFFNPRDTAAVMLGAIVIAGVATVIPLLRRRDDYEDESYDKQ; via the coding sequence CGCCAGTGATCTAGCCAGCCTCGCCGGTGGTTTCCTCGCCCTGACCGATCGCGGCGCCGGCGTCCCCCTGCGCGAGCTCGCGCTGGTCGGACTGACCGCGGCGATCATCACCTACTTCGCGACCGGGCCGGTGCGGGTGCTGGCCACCCGGCTGGGAGCGGTCGCCTACCCGCGGGAACGCGACGTGCACGTGACGCCGACGCCCCGGATGGGCGGGCTGGCAATGTTTCTCGGCGTTGTCTCGGCCGTCTTTCTGGCATCACAGCTTCCGGCGCTCACCCGGGGGTTCGTCTATTCGACCGGCATGCCCGCGGTTCTGGTGGCGGGTGCGGTGATCATGGGCATCGGCCTGATCGACGACCGTTGGGGCCTGGATGCGCTGACGAAGTTCGCCGGTCAGATCACGGCGGCCAGCGTGCTGGTCACCATGGGCGTCGCCTGGAGCGTCCTTTACATCCCCATCGGCGGCGTCGGCACCATCGTGCTGGACCAAGCCTCGTCGATCCTGCTCACCCTGGCGCTGACCGTGTCGGTCGTCAACGCGATGAACTTCGTCGACGGCCTCGACGGACTGGCGGCCGGGCTGGGGCTCATCACGGCGCTGGCGATCTGTATGTTCTCGGTTGGTTTGCTGCGCGACCACGGCGGCGACGTGCTGTTCTATCCACCCGCCGTGATCTCGGTGGTGCTCGCGGGGGCCTGTCTGGGATTTTTGCCGCACAACTTCCATCGAGCCAGGATCTTCATGGGCGATTCCGGGTCGATGCTGATCGGCCTGATGCTCGCCGCCGCTTCCACGACCGCGGCCGGCCCGGTCTCGCAGAACGCCTACGGCGCCCGCGACGTGTTTGCTCTGCTGTCACCGTTTCTGCTCGTGGCGGCCGTCATATTCGTCCCGATGCTCGACCTCCTGCTGGCGATCGTGCGCCGCACCCGCGCGGGCCGCAGCGCGTTCAGCCCCGACAAGATGCACCTGCACCACCGGTTGCTGCAGATCGGTCATTCGCATCGCCGGGTCGTGCTGCTGATCTATCTGTGGGTGGGCATCGTCGCGTTCGGCGCCGCGAGCACGATCTTTTTCAACCCGCGCGATACCGCCGCGGTAATGCTGGGCGCAATCGTGATTGCCGGTGTGGCGACGGTGATTCCGCTCCTGCGCCGCCGCGACGACTACGAAGACGAGAGCTACGACAAGCAGTAG